The genomic stretch TGTTCGGTTTTTCATCTTTCTTGTGTGCAACGCAGACGGTGTCGCGCCGCGTGCAAAGATGAATCAgcagcgcagccggcgcttCAAAGCCGCAAAAGACATccaggaggaagagaaggcgtACAACGAGCTGAAGGAGCAGTTTCtcagcgaaggccgcgaagtGCCCCCGAAGAAGCATCGCTGGGACTCCAACGTCATCACGCCAGGCACCCCGTTCATGCATCGACTCGCCATTGCCATCACGTAAGAAATCCTTGCGACGCGAGACCGTCCACAACACACTACTTCGCCGGAATGCGTAGATGCATTCGTTCAGAAGGCTTGATTTTTAGTGGCTCTCGAGACTGTCGGTTTCGTCTTCATCTGCGCTCTCAGGCTGGACGCGCTCCCTGCGGTGCGGCCTTCGGGGCTCCTCttgtgcggcggcgacgtgtCTCCGCGGAAGCCTGAGGGGGTCCCCTGTGCCTGGTATGCAGGGTGCCTGTACCGTGCCTATGTATCTGCATACCTagaaatatatatgtgtatgtacgtatatttaaatatgtgtatgtatgtagtTACATGTAAATATGCAGGCAGGGATGCAGCTgcgtatatgtgtgtgtgtgcggctgcaggtACTACATCCAGGACAGAATGGCCACACGCGAGAGCTGGAAAGGCTTGAAAGTCATTTTCTCCGATGCGACTGTCCCCGGGGAAGGCGAACACAAGATCATGGACTTCATTCGGCAGCAGCGCAAGTCCCCTGAGTGCGTTGAGCTCTTGCAGCAGTCCACGTATCTCTATATCAATCCATTTCCTACCTAGTTTGTCTATCTGTCTCGctttatgtatatatctgtctctctctgtatatatatatgtatatatacataggcTGAAGATGTGGAGAGTTCTCGGCATTCATCTGCGTGTTTGTGTGTGTATCTCTGCATTTTCGTACGCCGGCGAAAGTCTCTTGACTCCATGTCTTTCTCGCTGGATCGCTGgtcgaggcaggcgcagctgctgcaggcatGCGTGCGTAGTCGGCCTTTCATCGCAGACGTCCGCGCGGGTTCGGGGTTGCCCTCAGTTTGAGGGGTTGTGTGTCCCTTTCGTTCTTCTCGTTCGCGGTTTTAAGGCGCATGCCCTCGTGTGCGACTGCGTTTCCCCTTCTGCCAGCCACCGCCCGAATTTGCGCCACGTGCTGCACGGAGCGGACGCGGATTTAATCATGTTGGGCTTGGCGACACACGAGGCGAATTTCTCGATTTTGCGAGAGGCCGTCGTGGACAGGACCCCCGAGCAAGTCTGCAGCacgtgcagcgcggcggggcACTCGGCGGAGAACTGCAAAGCGGGGTTCGGCGCGGGGAGTctgagcgcggccgcgccgctcagCGACCCCGAGAAAAAGGCTTTCGAGGTCTTTGAGCAGGACAAAAGAGGCCTCAAGCGCCACCTCGAAGAGCGCGGCGtagagctgcgcgaggacTGGGCTACCGGCCTCGAAACCCACCGCCGCGGCTGGAAGCCGCTGCAgatgctgcagctgccggtGCTGCGCGAGTACCTCACGTACGAGTTCATCACCACGGTGCGTCAGGCGTGGCGGAGGATGAAACACAAGACGCAGGAGCTGAACCTGGAGCCGGGAAGCGCGCCGTTAGGAGACGAAACGCAGGCGGGgaaggggaggaggaggagtgGGGGGGTTGATGAAGTAACAGCCGCGTGGGGGGGGTGTctgggcgagcggcgccatCAGCCACGTTGAAGCCTTGCTTGCGCGGGCGGAGCTGCGTGTTTTCGTTTCAGATGTGTTTTGCTGTGTGAACTTCTTTTTCGTGTagcaagaaggcggcgaggcgtacGATTTGGAGCGCTGCATCGATGACTTCGTgtttctctgtttcctctgcgGAAACGATTTCCTGCCGCACCTTCCCCACCAGTCGATTCAGCGAGGCAGCATCGACGCGCTCGTCCACCTGTATCTACACCTACGGCCTAAAGTCCTCACAGACTACCTCACCCACGAGGGCAAAGTCAACCTCCGACAGTTGTTCACGTTCCTTCACCATCTGGCCGTCATCGAGAAGGAAGTTGTGCGCCGTGACCTCCAGCGAAAGGTAGGGAGCAGCGCGCGATTTGCGCACCTACGGGCATCCTGCACATATATACtcataaatatataaattaaaaaatatatatatgggcaCGGCGTCGTTAGTGTCTTCTGTACTCCGTCCTCGTGCTGCCTTGTCTTTCCGCGTGCGACACGTCGAGGGGGGAGGGCTGCGCCCACTGCCTCGACGCTTGCGGAAGCTCGTATCTGTGCATACGCGTGTGAGAGAGAGTGGCAAGCAGCGTcttcggctccgcggcgagcatGCACGTCACGCATACTTGACACAGGAAATCGAGGTGAAAGGCTTCCCGGTTCCGTCGCGTGTTTTGCTCGTCTACTCAgagccgcatgcgcgagcgGAGTGAGCAGCAGCGTCAGCGAGACCTGCTTTCGGCCGCGAAGAATGCCGCAGCGCAGTTGGAGAAGGCTCGTAGGGGCAGCCAGGGAGGCGCCGactcgcggcagccgccctcAGGGTCCGCGCGgccggagagcggcgagctgTCCAACGAGCatgccgcgcggcttctgcgccaCCAACTCGAAGAGCGCATTCTGGCTGGAGGCCCGCCGGTCGCTCGCCAGGGCCcgctggagggcgcggagacacctgCGTCAGGGGAAGGCGACACGCGACAAGACGGAGCGGGCGCTGCGTTCGCTgaggccgcgaccgcgggggaaggcgaagcggctgGGCGAGACCAGCAGACGCGCTTCGCTGCGGGCGAAGGTGCGGACAAGCCGAACTCTCGGGCGCAGCTGAAGGatgggggcggcgcgggcgacgcgcagggcgaagaggccgcagaggggggcagcggaggcacCGTGTCCCCGTCCGGCGGGCCTCCGCCCCACAAGCGTCGGCGCGGGTCCGCGGGAGCGGTGCCGgtcgaggacgcggcggcgggcgagggcgcggcggcgggcgagggcgcagcggggcgggagggggaaGGGAAGATCCTTTCCGTGCCGGCGgggaagaagcgagaagaggatTTCGACTTGTTCAAGGCGCGGATGTCGAAGAAGTTGCAGCGCGAAATCGACGGCGACACCCTGCTGAACGACGAGGTGGACGGCGGCGTGGGCTGTCCGGACCGCGCGACCTGGCGGCAAAAATATTATCACCAGAAATTCCACCTGCCCGAGGACAGTCAAGTGCAAGACATCGAGAAACTGGCCAGCGACGTCGCGCTGGCCTACCTCGTCGGCCTGCAGTGGGTGCTGCTCTACTACTACcaaggctgcagcagcttcgaCTGGTTTTTCGCCTTTCACtacgcgcctctcgcggtcgACCTCGCAgacgagctgcagagacgcctccAACTCGACACGAAAAAGGACGAGGcactccgccgcggcagtgCCCTCGTCGCGCCCGGCGCCCCGAGATACAccacgccgcagacgccgacaggcgtctccctcgtcgggAAGGAGGGGGAGTTCGAAGTGAGTGCCTcatgcggcaggcgagagtCAGGAGGGAGAAAAATGCAGACtaaagaagaggaaagactCTCTTGTGCCAGTGTGTGGAgcgcgctggagggcgacggaTCGCG from Besnoitia besnoiti strain Bb-Ger1 chromosome X, whole genome shotgun sequence encodes the following:
- a CDS encoding hypothetical protein (encoded by transcript BESB_017870) produces the protein MGVPTFYRWLCSRYPRVVIDVGENHVQDMREELRLKRERRRAQEKQQKPCQSQQGEGAAPAEGNEGDANLPAPPANEENGDEDFGYDCLYLDMNGIIHPCCHTDDGSCPATEEEMFLSIFQYVDRIVDIIQPRQLLYLAVDGVAPRAKMNQQRSRRFKAAKDIQEEEKAYNELKEQFLSEGREVPPKKHRWDSNVITPGTPFMHRLAIAITYYIQDRMATRESWKGLKVIFSDATVPGEGEHKIMDFIRQQRKSPDHRPNLRHVLHGADADLIMLGLATHEANFSILREAVVDRTPEQVCSTCSAAGHSAENCKAGFGAGSLSAAAPLSDPEKKAFEVFEQDKRGLKRHLEERGVELREDWATGLETHRRGWKPLQMLQLPVLREYLTYEFITTQEGGEAYDLERCIDDFVFLCFLCGNDFLPHLPHQSIQRGSIDALVHLYLHLRPKVLTDYLTHEGKVNLRQLFTFLHHLAVIEKEVVRRDLQRKSRMRERSEQQRQRDLLSAAKNAAAQLEKARRGSQGGADSRQPPSGSARPESGELSNEHAARLLRHQLEERILAGGPPVARQGPLEGAETPASGEGDTRQDGAGAAFAEAATAGEGEAAGRDQQTRFAAGEGADKPNSRAQLKDGGGAGDAQGEEAAEGGSGGTVSPSGGPPPHKRRRGSAGAVPVEDAAAGEGAAAGEGAAGREGEGKILSVPAGKKREEDFDLFKARMSKKLQREIDGDTLLNDEVDGGVGCPDRATWRQKYYHQKFHLPEDSQVQDIEKLASDVALAYLVGLQWVLLYYYQGCSSFDWFFAFHYAPLAVDLADELQRRLQLDTKKDEALRRGSALVAPGAPRYTTPQTPTGVSLVGKEGEFEISFNLGTPFRAFEQLMAVLPPYSASCLPRQHAAVMTDTRSAIADFYPSDVKMDPNGKRHQWQWVVLLPFIDEQRLLRVCKPLEVFLTAEERQRNRRGSDRLFVHRTHPLAQQMAGVTAADGLGVASADEHAEGQAAGGHSGVCGAGKLMQGEAACAGMTGKLFFNQFSVRAGDTIDSPIEGLPDFSCVTFCCLYTPLRPPQTHRSVLLDGVKPYVPILERFDLEDEERRDRAFSGAVARRIVTHCLSSRNHDHRRDGPPPYGQHDGAGAPWHGDRPPRGGRFPPDGRGGCGAPRPPFGRQGHGPHHARGGPPRGVVAPPGGFAHGGAPPPPHVYSAPPGHGSGFGWGGGAAPGVIPGDPWGRQFAAGGYGRHPQGPGLMPAPPANGYYAAGAGRYARGRGGGGAYSHGAPPQVGGAFNYGGGATKGEEGTAEGTRRRRQATHQAAIPAARMAARERTDTSISTSVPTSMVGECMRRRRFGVCQRRRRHKCAARRAEDARGTAEAAGGRVEAQGGVGERERGAEKAGNASLVCAICTRRL